In the genome of Bacteroidia bacterium, the window GATTAAAAAAATGTTTATTGCGTTCAAATCCGATTGTGGCTGAAAAGTATATAGGGCGTTTATCAAAATTATGCTTAATAATTTGATACGCAAAGTATTCAGATTTATACAGATAGCCAAACTCTCCTTTTTCTGCTTCCTTAATAGGCAGTTCCCATTCAATGGTGTCTTTATTCAGACTTATTAGTAAAACAGGTTCGTTTTTGAGGTAGTTGTAGGTCATATTTTCGGCGAGGTATTTTTCATCAGGTATGGGAATGTTCAAAGTATCTGCGTCATTAGTTTTGATATGTTTCAAGTGCCAAATATAATGGTCAATACCGAGCAAGGTAAGGTTGACTACGCGTACATCTGTACGAATTTTCTCTACTTCCTGTGCGTACCACAGTGTAAAAGTGTCATTATCGCCATCTGTAAATAAAATAGCATTTTTTTCACAAGAATTCAAAATATTTTTGGCTATATCTAGGGCAAAGTATCGCCCTTTGCGATTGTGGTCATCAAAGTTTTGAGATAGTAAAATGAAAGGACAAAAAAGAATAATCACCCAAATTAAGTATTTAAATCCAACTTTTTGACTTGAAACAGCATTAACTAAGTAGTGCATCCCTATGCCTATCCATATTGCGAACGCATAAAAAGAACCTATATATGAATAATCTCTCTCACGTGCTTGATTAGGAGTTTGGTTAAGATAAATTACTATGGCTATACCTGTCATAAAAAATAGAGCTAAAATTACATACCGATAAGGTTTAAAGTCTGATATTCTCAACGTTGTCCATAAACCTATAATTCCAAGTAGTAACGGTATACCAAAGTAATGATTTTTACCCTTATTTGTAGGAAATTCCACTACGGTTTTTGTGTCCCAAAGTCCGCTTTCCCAATATGCATTTTGAATATCTGAACTTTTACCCAAAAAGTTGAACAGTAAGTATCTAAAATACATCCACCCTACTTGATAACCTGCAAAAAAAGTCCAACGACTAGTAAAATCATCATAAGTTAGCCAATGTAAAGGATTATCACTATATCTGCGAGGAAAAAATACAGGTTTGCTATACTTAGGTACATAATTGATATCTACCGCAATGTATTTGTGTTTTTTCTTATCGGGATAGTAAATAGAATCGGCTTTTACGTAGGAAATTTTAATATCTTTTTCTTTGTTGCCATGACTGTCATAAGAATCTGCCCAAAAAAGTGGTTCATGTCCGTATTGATCGCGTCTAAGGTAGTAAATAAGTGTAGTTAAATTTTCAGGATTTCCTTCATCAATGTTAGGATTTTTCAAGGATCGCAAAACCATTACGGCATACACACTGTAACCTATCAAAATGAATAAAAAGGACAGCAAGCTTATTTTTAAGTATTTCCATTTCTTAATTTCAGCCAGTATTAAGCTGATACTGCTCATCAATACAATAGCACCTATTAGTAGCCACAGTCCTGAAAAAAATGGCATTTGATATTGATTGACTAAAAAAATGTCTAACTTCAAAGCAACCGTAGGAAGGTACTGAATAATTCCAAATTGAATCATAACTAAAATGACGCACCCTATTCCGAAAGAAAGTAATATTCCATAGAATTTGACGTTGTATTTTTTTACATAAAACAGGATAGATAAAGCAGGTATAACTAACAAGTTCAATAGATGTGCTCCAATTGCCAAACCTACTAAGTAAGCTACAAACAATAACCATTTATCTGCATATTCGGTACTATCGTGATACCATTTGAGCATAGCCCAAAAAGACACAGCAGTCAGCAGTGTGCTAAAAGCGTAGACTTCTGTTTCTGTGGCATTAAACCAAAAAGAATCAGTAAAAGCAAAACTCAAAGCAGCTATTACGCTGACAACGGTTGCATTAGGTGAATTTTGAGGTAGTATTTTTTTTAATGTCCAAAATAAAAAAAGCACAGTCAAGCTAGAATAGAGCGCGCTGCTAAGATTAAGGCAGTAGGCTACCCATTCAGGTTGTCCGAAAGCAAAAAAAGAGAATATTCTTTCTAAAAGCAAAAACAGCGGTGCGCCAGGCGGATGGGGATTTTGTAATCTATACGCACAAGCTATAAATTCTCCGCAGTCCCAAAAACTTAATGTTCTTTCTGCTGTATAGGCGTATACACTAAACGTAAGCACAAAAAGAAAAATTTCAGCTTTGTATTTGAGCAAATGTAGTTTCATTCTTGTGGATTAGGCAGGCAAAAATAGTGGTTACAAACATTTTAGTTTATTTGCGAACAAAAATACAATCTATATAGACTTATCCTTAATTTTGCATAGCGAGCATAGTTAAATGTACGTTCCGTTTTTCAAGCCGAATATTTCTGATAAAGTTATTGAAAATGTTACAGATGCATTAAAAAGTGGCTGGCTAACCACAGGTAAGTATACCCAAGAGTTTGAACAAGCCTTTTCTCAATATAAAAACGGTGCTTACTGTGTAGGTTTGACTTCGTGTACGGCAGCTTTACATTTAGCCATGATAGCATTAGACCTGCCCAAAGAAGCAGAAGTAATTGTTCCTACGCTCACTTTTCCAAGCACTGCAACAATGGCTTTGCATTCTGGTTTGAGGGTAGTATTTGCAGAAATTGACCCTAATACGCTTACTATATGTCCGCAGGATGTAGAACGTAAAATTACTCCAAAGACAAAGGCTATTATTGCTGTTCATCTTGCGGGAAATATGTGTGATATGCAAGCACTTACGGATATAGCCCAAAAGCATGATTTACTTTTGATTGAAGATTGCGCCCATGCTATTGAAAGCACTTATCAAGGATATACTTCAGGCACAATTGGCGATGTAGGGGCTTTCAGCTTTTATGCCACGAAAAACCTAACCACTGCAGAGGGCGGCATGTTAGTTACCAAAAATGCCGAACTTGCCTACAAAGTAAGACTACTCCGCAGCCATGGAATAGACAAAGAAATATGGAAACGCAGACAAAGCACAGCGTACCAGCAATACGATGTCCTATATCCTGGGTTTAAGTACAATATGTTTGACCTTCAAGCAGCTATGGGAATAGCCCAGCTACAAAGTTTATCGCAAAATTATCTAAAACGAAAAGCATTGTATGAAAACTATGTTAAAGCCTTTTGTGATGATAGCAGATTTGAATTAGTATCTATTCAGCCCAATAGTACGCATGCGTATCATTTGTTTATCTTGAAGCTCAATTTAGAGGTCATTCCTTATACTCGGGATATGCTCATGTTTAAGCTCAAAGAGAGGGGCATAGAAACTTCGGTTCATTTTTTTCCTGTACCTCTGTACTCTTATTACAAGCAAACTTTTGGCTACACAGAGAAAGATTTTGCTGTGAGTTATCAAACTTACTTGCGGTTAATTAGTTTGCCCCTTTATCCTGATTTGAGTGTAGAGGCGCAGCAATATGTTATTGACACTTTGAAGGCAATTTTGAGTTAGTTGGGGGATGAGTAAAAATTATTTTGTTTTTAAGTTATTTTTTTGGGCGTGTCCTTGTGGGCATTTCGCTTGCGCTCATGCCCACAAGGTCGGCGTGCTTCGGGCTAGGTGCGGAATGCCCCGACCCTTGCGTCAGCAAGGGGCACGCCCAAAAAATAAAAAATTAAAATTTAGCCTCTGCACAATTATCCTTTATGCAAAGCAAAAATGACAAAGATAACCCCAACTGCTGTACAGCAACAGTAATCAAAATGTTGCTTGAAAAACATAAAGCAATTTTTTAGTTCATGTCATACAAATACATGTTGTCTAATAGTCTTGTAGTGCCTAATCGGGCAGTAATTAACATGACGGGCTTATTTTCAGCATGAGCATGCTGCAAATTTTCTAATGTATCTGCATGAACAATATCTATGTAGTCTATTTGCGTAAAACCGAATTTTTGTATGTAATCATAGGCATGCTTTACAAGGTTATCTACATTTTTTTCGTGCTGCACCATGTTTTTGATATAAACCAAAGTTTGGTAAATACCTACTGCTTTTTGGCGTTCTACTTCATTAAGATACCTGTTTCTGCTACTCATCGCTAGCCCATCTTTTTCTCTTACCGTAGGGATAATCTCTATTTTTATGGGAAAAGAAAGATCTTTAACCATTTGCTTAATTACAGCACATTGTTGAAAATCTTTTTGTCCAAAAAAAGCCACATCAGGTAAAATGATATTAAAAAGCTTGGCTACAATCAGCATAACGCCCTCAAAATGCCCTTTTCTAAACTTGCCTTCATACTTTTGAGTTAAAGAAGGCATGCTTAGAACAATTGCCGAAGGTGTAGGGTACATCTCCTCAACCGAAGGCAAAAACAAAACATCACAATTTACTGATTTGAGCAGCGCAATGTCTTGCTCAATGGTTCTTGGATATTTATCAAAATCTTCATTAGGTCCAAACTGTGTGGGATTTACAAAAATAGAAGCTACTGTAAGTAAGTTTTTACTTTTACTTGCTTTTATTAGAGTCAAATGTCCATCATGTAGAGCGCCCATCGTGGGAACAAAGCCAATTTCATGTCCAATAATTTTTTTGACATGAAGGTAGTTCATTATCTCAGAAATACGAGTAAATATTTCCATTATATGCAAGTTTGTGTATCAAAAATAAGTTTTTTTTCGTTTAAGGCAAAAATTGCCCCATATTAAATTTGGAAATTGCAAAAAAAGTTTGTAATTTTGTAAAATCCAAATAAAAGCCTCACCTAGTCATGAAAAAACTTAAAATATTGTTTGTAACCACTGAAATATCCCCTTTTTTCAAGGTGTCAAATGTAGCGGATCTAGTCCGCAAGTTACCTCAAGGGTTACAAGATAAGGGTCATGAAATTCGAATCTTAATGCCAAGATTCGGATTGATTAGTGAGAAAAAGAATCGCTTGCATGATGTAGTACGGCTATCAGGCATAAACATCACTGTGGGCGATGAGGAAAAACCTCTTATGATAAAAGTTGCTTCTATCCCAGGTGCAAGGCTGCAAGTCTATTTTCTAGACAATGAGGACTACTTCCATCGCAAAGCGTTCCTAACGCATCCTGAAACCAACGCATGGTTTGATGACAATGATGAAAGATGCATATTCTTCTGTAAAGGTGCATTAGAAACTATTAAAAAATTAGGCTGGGCACCTGACATTATTCATTGCCACAACTTTATGACCTCTCTTATTCCGTTCTATATTAAAACTATTTACAAAGATGAACCTGTATTCAAAAACACTAAGGTAGTCTATTCCTTATACAACGAAAATATTAACTACGACTTTGAATATGGAGAAAGCTTCAAAGAAAAAGCTGCTCCTGAAATTGATCCTAAGCTACTTGAACACTTTGAAAAAGCAGATTTTCTCGGTATTACCAAAGGCGGCATAGCTTATGCCGATGCAGTAACCATAGGTACACCCAACATTAGCAAAGAACTTAGCGCGCTGATTGAAAATAAACAAAAACTAGAATACGTAGATGTAGATGATAGTTGTGTTGAAACCTATAATCAATTTTACACTTCTTTGATGAACTAACTCTCATAACACAATTTTATGATAGAGCATGCTTGGATTCATACGCCAAGCATGCTTTTCATTTTTACAGTAGTTCAATTGTAATAAAAGAAAAAAACAAGAAATCTTAAAAACTATTTGGTA includes:
- a CDS encoding DUF2723 domain-containing protein → MLTFSVYAYTAERTLSFWDCGEFIACAYRLQNPHPPGAPLFLLLERIFSFFAFGQPEWVAYCLNLSSALYSSLTVLFLFWTLKKILPQNSPNATVVSVIAALSFAFTDSFWFNATETEVYAFSTLLTAVSFWAMLKWYHDSTEYADKWLLFVAYLVGLAIGAHLLNLLVIPALSILFYVKKYNVKFYGILLSFGIGCVILVMIQFGIIQYLPTVALKLDIFLVNQYQMPFFSGLWLLIGAIVLMSSISLILAEIKKWKYLKISLLSFLFILIGYSVYAVMVLRSLKNPNIDEGNPENLTTLIYYLRRDQYGHEPLFWADSYDSHGNKEKDIKISYVKADSIYYPDKKKHKYIAVDINYVPKYSKPVFFPRRYSDNPLHWLTYDDFTSRWTFFAGYQVGWMYFRYLLFNFLGKSSDIQNAYWESGLWDTKTVVEFPTNKGKNHYFGIPLLLGIIGLWTTLRISDFKPYRYVILALFFMTGIAIVIYLNQTPNQARERDYSYIGSFYAFAIWIGIGMHYLVNAVSSQKVGFKYLIWVIILFCPFILLSQNFDDHNRKGRYFALDIAKNILNSCEKNAILFTDGDNDTFTLWYAQEVEKIRTDVRVVNLTLLGIDHYIWHLKHIKTNDADTLNIPIPDEKYLAENMTYNYLKNEPVLLISLNKDTIEWELPIKEAEKGEFGYLYKSEYFAYQIIKHNFDKRPIYFSATIGFERNKHFFNLEPYLQLQGMAYKLTTHKNTTHVATADKDKLKQFIDTKFVCSGFDSRKVWIEELAIEHADYYRKMYLELIKSLTKDKDTASAHAYLSQMQCKIKPEYVPFNPVLQAKFLSVIKDKNLERLFRETCVRYLTHQDTEPYITYQAKDAIKLLFESRLKNREWNEAINYATFYKELTQEDTLLKLYYQR
- a CDS encoding DegT/DnrJ/EryC1/StrS family aminotransferase, yielding MYVPFFKPNISDKVIENVTDALKSGWLTTGKYTQEFEQAFSQYKNGAYCVGLTSCTAALHLAMIALDLPKEAEVIVPTLTFPSTATMALHSGLRVVFAEIDPNTLTICPQDVERKITPKTKAIIAVHLAGNMCDMQALTDIAQKHDLLLIEDCAHAIESTYQGYTSGTIGDVGAFSFYATKNLTTAEGGMLVTKNAELAYKVRLLRSHGIDKEIWKRRQSTAYQQYDVLYPGFKYNMFDLQAAMGIAQLQSLSQNYLKRKALYENYVKAFCDDSRFELVSIQPNSTHAYHLFILKLNLEVIPYTRDMLMFKLKERGIETSVHFFPVPLYSYYKQTFGYTEKDFAVSYQTYLRLISLPLYPDLSVEAQQYVIDTLKAILS
- the panC gene encoding pantoate--beta-alanine ligase: MEIFTRISEIMNYLHVKKIIGHEIGFVPTMGALHDGHLTLIKASKSKNLLTVASIFVNPTQFGPNEDFDKYPRTIEQDIALLKSVNCDVLFLPSVEEMYPTPSAIVLSMPSLTQKYEGKFRKGHFEGVMLIVAKLFNIILPDVAFFGQKDFQQCAVIKQMVKDLSFPIKIEIIPTVREKDGLAMSSRNRYLNEVERQKAVGIYQTLVYIKNMVQHEKNVDNLVKHAYDYIQKFGFTQIDYIDIVHADTLENLQHAHAENKPVMLITARLGTTRLLDNMYLYDMN
- a CDS encoding glycogen/starch synthase encodes the protein MKKLKILFVTTEISPFFKVSNVADLVRKLPQGLQDKGHEIRILMPRFGLISEKKNRLHDVVRLSGINITVGDEEKPLMIKVASIPGARLQVYFLDNEDYFHRKAFLTHPETNAWFDDNDERCIFFCKGALETIKKLGWAPDIIHCHNFMTSLIPFYIKTIYKDEPVFKNTKVVYSLYNENINYDFEYGESFKEKAAPEIDPKLLEHFEKADFLGITKGGIAYADAVTIGTPNISKELSALIENKQKLEYVDVDDSCVETYNQFYTSLMN